The following coding sequences are from one Canis lupus baileyi chromosome 19, mCanLup2.hap1, whole genome shotgun sequence window:
- the CALR gene encoding calreticulin: MLLPVPLLLGLVGLAAAEPAIYFKEQFLDGDGWTDRWIESKHKSDFGKFVLSSGKFYGDQEKDKGLQTSQDARFYALSARFEPFSNKGQTLVVQFTVKHEQNIDCGGGYVKLFPDGLDQTDMHGDSEYNIMFGPDICGPGTKKVHVIFNYKGKNVLINKDIRCKDDEFTHLYTLIVRPDNTYEVKIDNSQVESGSLEDDWDFLPPKKIKDPDASKPEDWDERAKIDDPTDSKPEDWDKPEHIPDPDAKKPEDWDEEMDGEWEPPVIQNPEYKGEWKPRQIDNPDYKGTWIHPEIDNPEYSPDSNIYAYENFAVLGLDLWQVKSGTIFDNFLITNDEAYAEEFGNETWGVTKAAEKQMKDKQDEEQRLKEEEEDKKRKEEEEADKEDEEDKDEDEEDEDDKEEEEEDDAAAGQAKDEL, translated from the exons ATGCTGCTACCCGTACCGCTGCTGCTCGGCCTCGTCGGCCTGGCCGCTGCCGAACCCGCCATCTACTTCAAGGAGCAGTTTCTGGACGGAG ACGGGTGGACCGACCGCTGGATCGAATCCAAACACAAGTCAGATTTTGGTAAATTTGTTCTCAGTTCCGGCAAGTTCTACGGTGACCAGGAGAAGGATAAAG GGCTGCAGACAAGCCAGGATGCCCGCTTTTACGCTTTGTCGGCCAGATTTGAGCCCTTCAGCAACAAAGGCCAGACACTGGTGGTGCAGTTCACCGTAAAACATGAGCAAAACATCGACTGTGGGGGCGGCTACGTGAAGCTATTTCCAGATGGTTTGGACCAGACGGACATGCACGGAGACTCTGAGTACAACATCATGTTTG GCCCGGATATCTGTGGCCCCGGCACCAAGAAGGTTCATGTCATCTTCAACTACAAGGGCAAGAACGTCCTGATCAACAAGGACATTCGTTGCAAG GATGATGAATTCACACACCTGTATACGCTGATTGTGCGGCCGGATAACACCTATGAGGTGAAGATTGACAACAGCCAGGTGGAGTCAGGCTCCTTGGAGGATGATTGGGACTTCCTGCCTCCCAAGAAGATAAAGGATCCTGATGCTTCAAAGCCTGAAGACTGGGACGAGCGGGCCAAGATTGATGACCCCACAGACTCCAAGCCTGAG GACTGGGACAAGCCTGAGCACATTCCTGACCCTGATGCTAAAAAGCCAGAGGACTGGGATGAAGAGATGGATGGAGAGTGGGAACCACCTGTAATTCAGAACCCTGAGTACAAG GGCGAGTGGAAGCCCCGGCAGATTGACAACCCAGATTACAAGGGCACTTGGATCCACCCAGAGATCGACAACCCTGAGTACTCTCCTGATAGCAACATCTATGCCTATGAAAACTTTGCTGTTCTGGGCTTAGATCTCTGGCAG GTCAAGTCTGGCACTATCTTTGACAACTTCCTCATCACCAACGACGAGGCGTATGCAGAGGAGTTTGGAAATGAGACCTGGGGTGTCACGAAG GCGGCAGAGAAGCAGATGAAGGACAAGCAGGATGAGGAGCAGAGgctaaaggaggaggaggaggacaagaagcgcaaggaagaagaggaggcagACAAGGAAGATGAGGAAGACAAGGACGAGGATGAGGAGGACGAGGATgacaaggaggaagaggaagaggatgatGCTGCCGCTGGCCAGGCCAAGGACGAGCTGTAG